One genomic window of Melanotaenia boesemani isolate fMelBoe1 chromosome 20, fMelBoe1.pri, whole genome shotgun sequence includes the following:
- the pax1a gene encoding paired box protein Pax-1a has product MEQTYGEVNQLGGVFVNGRPLPNAIRLRIVELAQLGIRPCDISRQLRVSHGCVSKILARYNETGSILPGAIGGSKPRVTTPNVVKNIREYKQNDPGIFAWEIRDRLLADGVCDKYNVPSVSSISRILRNKIGNLSQPNQYESSKQASAQAGLSYNHIYPYSYPNTMSPSSKMGSPPGVPVTAGHVSLPRAWPSPHTVTNILGIRTFMDPSAIAGTEGYPPKMEEWSGVNRAAFPAPHTVGGIDKSAIEADIKYAQPSSTLSSYVSACAYSPTNQYGVYSGPAGGYVAPGHHHWQSQSPALSHPGSGMSMHAGEIHSSMAFKHQVREGDRKPPSPLSKQQQQHDDLNSVHGLSLPTSSS; this is encoded by the exons ATGG AGCAAACCTATGGAGAGGTGAACCAACTAGGCGGCGTGTTCGTCAATGGACGACCCCTGCCCAACGCCATACGGTTGAGAATAGTGGAGCTGGCACAACTCGGGATTAGACCCTGTGATATAAGTCGGCAACTTCGAGTCTCTCACGGCTGCGTGAGCAAGATTTTAGCGAGGTACAACGAGACAGGCTCCATCTTGCCTGGTGCCATTGGTGGAAGCAAGCCACGGGTCACAACTCCTAACGTGGTGAAAAATATCAGGgaatacaaacaaaatgacCCTGGGATCTTTGCCTGGGAAATCCGGGACAGGCTTTTGGCTGATGGTGTTTGTGACAAATACAATGTCCCGTCTGTTAGCTCGATCAGCAGGATTTTACGCAACAAGATTGGAAATCTCTCTCAGCCTAACCAGTATGAAAGCAGCAAGCAAGCGTCCGCACAGGCCGGGCTCTCCTACAACCACATATACCCCTATTCGTACCCCAACACCATGTCGCCATCTAGTAAAATGGGAAGCCCTCCAGGAGTACCAGTGACAGCTGGACACGTGAGCTTACCCAGGGCTTGGCCTTCTCCTCACACCGTTACCAACATCCTCGGGATACGAACTTTCATGGATCCCTCAG CAATTGCCGGAACGGAGGGATATCCACCAAAAATGGAGGAGTGGAGTGGAGTCAACAGAGCAGCTTTCCCAGCACCTCACACGGTCGGCGGAATTGACAAGTCAGCCATTGAGGCCGACATAAAATACgctcag CCTTCCTCGACACTGTCCAGTTATGTCTCGGCGTGTGCCTACTCTCCAACTAACCAGTACGGGGTGTACAGTGGGCCAGCAGGCGGGTACGTGGCCCCGGGCCACCACCACTGGCAGTCACAGAGCCCGGCACTGTCCCATCCAGGGAGCGGAATGAGCATGCACGCAGGAGAGATCCACTCGTCCATGGCATTCAAGCATCAAGTCCGAGAAG GAGACAGAAAACCTCCCAGTCCCCtcagcaaacagcagcagcaacatgaCGACTTGAATAGTGTGCACGGACTCAGTCTTCCTACCTCATCATCATAA